The following proteins are encoded in a genomic region of Synechococcus sp. ROS8604:
- a CDS encoding nucleotidyltransferase family protein, with product MLATGTTTKTSVAAIRERKREERIQALRSQAGLLLSHFDGCSLWLFGSLARGDWDAFSDVDVLAVGRDRGCADVLIDWPIRFSPAGWRMT from the coding sequence ATGCTTGCGACTGGAACCACAACCAAGACTTCTGTGGCCGCGATCCGAGAGCGGAAACGGGAGGAGCGGATCCAAGCACTCAGAAGCCAAGCCGGCTTGCTGCTTTCTCATTTTGATGGGTGCAGTCTCTGGTTGTTTGGCTCCTTGGCGCGAGGAGATTGGGATGCGTTTTCTGATGTAGACGTGCTTGCTGTCGGCCGGGATCGGGGATGTGCTGATGTGCTGATCGATTGGCCGATCAGGTTCTCACCTGCGGGATGGCGGATGACGTGA
- a CDS encoding sulfotransferase, translating to MDLLYVAREPFSRGEEFKAQSREEMEGAFIGFCRGGLEGYASALTDKPWLLDKSRGWSVHDAFLDAFYPNPKIVCMIRDPLDILCSMERNFRKAGLRDPGMVNHSEMLNTSLEKRLDHWVVSPPVGLAMERLQETLCQGIDQQMLFIRYGDLCANPRLELERFYSYLGLPYCANHDFNHVEQITVEDDEVYGVFGDHQIRHNVAPQASQALEVFGPGLCDWIRERYGWFYERFGID from the coding sequence TTGGATCTGCTTTATGTGGCCCGCGAGCCGTTCAGCCGCGGCGAGGAATTTAAGGCGCAGAGCCGAGAGGAGATGGAGGGGGCCTTCATCGGCTTTTGCCGCGGAGGACTGGAGGGCTATGCCAGTGCCCTCACGGATAAGCCCTGGCTGTTGGATAAAAGCCGCGGTTGGAGTGTGCATGACGCCTTTCTGGATGCGTTTTATCCCAACCCCAAAATTGTGTGCATGATCCGTGATCCCCTCGACATTCTCTGTTCGATGGAGCGCAATTTTCGCAAGGCAGGCTTGCGTGATCCAGGGATGGTGAATCACAGCGAGATGCTGAACACCAGCCTGGAGAAACGTTTGGATCATTGGGTGGTCTCGCCGCCGGTGGGTTTGGCAATGGAACGGTTGCAGGAAACGTTGTGCCAGGGCATCGATCAACAGATGTTGTTCATTCGCTATGGGGATTTATGTGCTAACCCGCGTTTAGAACTTGAGCGTTTTTATTCCTATTTGGGACTCCCTTATTGCGCCAATCACGATTTCAATCATGTGGAGCAAATCACTGTTGAAGATGATGAGGTGTATGGGGTGTTTGGTGATCATCAGATTCGCCACAATGTGGCACCACAGGCCAGCCAGGCTTTAGAGGTGTTTGGGCCGGGCTTATGCGATTGGATTCGGGAGCGCTACGGATGGTTTTATGAAAGATTTGGCATTGATTGA